From a single Shewanella donghaensis genomic region:
- a CDS encoding ABC transporter permease, whose amino-acid sequence MGALLQKEFKTLWNSPWQLALVTYIPIISMLCLWWLFSAGLPRQLPVAVVDLDNSQLTRTLTRNLSANSVISPKTYPNLALAQEAMSTAEVYALVVYPHQFKHGLLTGSSPTIDIRYNSQFLLVGKLLSSQLQLSLGSGLMEVAGLKQLLGGANKASVAVNLSPVTSQTTALFNRNNNYVGFLVPPVLIALLQLLSMMVFVNALNASLLKGEVKCLLPDNFWQLVATKVMLYTPIMLLHGGFILAWLYGYLGLPIAGSLGLLVLTQVMMLAALWLLVILVVVIMREPAGSVSMGSAMFAPAFAFMGITFPVNDMPQLAQWWRLLMPSSHYMDTHVIVVSYGAEAGQVLLQSSSFLYFLVLLPISWLLVKIILQKQASVKSSKPLTVASQQQEAR is encoded by the coding sequence ATGGGAGCTCTATTACAGAAAGAATTCAAGACACTATGGAACTCACCTTGGCAATTAGCCTTGGTGACTTACATTCCCATCATCAGCATGTTGTGTTTATGGTGGTTATTTAGTGCAGGTTTACCACGACAATTACCCGTAGCAGTGGTTGATTTAGATAACAGTCAACTGACACGAACATTGACTCGCAACCTCAGTGCTAACTCCGTTATCAGCCCCAAAACTTATCCTAATCTGGCACTGGCTCAAGAAGCCATGAGCACTGCAGAGGTCTATGCGCTGGTTGTGTACCCCCATCAGTTTAAGCATGGCTTATTAACCGGTAGTAGTCCTACCATTGATATTCGTTATAACAGCCAGTTCTTATTAGTCGGTAAGTTGTTATCGAGTCAATTACAATTAAGTCTTGGCTCTGGGTTAATGGAAGTAGCGGGGTTAAAACAACTTTTAGGCGGTGCCAATAAAGCATCTGTCGCAGTAAATTTATCCCCTGTGACCAGTCAAACAACGGCCTTATTTAATCGAAATAATAACTACGTCGGTTTTTTAGTGCCGCCAGTATTAATTGCATTGCTGCAGTTATTATCGATGATGGTGTTCGTTAACGCTTTAAATGCCAGTTTGCTCAAAGGTGAAGTAAAATGTTTATTGCCTGATAATTTTTGGCAATTAGTGGCCACTAAAGTCATGCTCTATACGCCAATCATGTTGCTCCATGGCGGTTTTATTTTAGCTTGGTTATATGGCTATTTAGGATTACCCATTGCTGGCAGCTTAGGTTTGTTGGTGCTGACTCAGGTTATGATGCTAGCAGCCTTGTGGTTATTAGTCATATTAGTGGTGGTGATTATGCGAGAGCCTGCTGGCAGTGTCAGTATGGGGTCAGCGATGTTTGCGCCAGCATTTGCCTTTATGGGGATTACATTTCCGGTTAATGATATGCCGCAACTGGCGCAGTGGTGGCGATTGTTGATGCCTTCAAGCCATTATATGGATACCCATGTGATTGTGGTCAGCTATGGCGCAGAGGCAGGGCAGGTATTACTGCAATCTAGCTCTTTTTTATATTTTTTAGTGCTACTGCCTATTTCCTGGCTATTGGTAAAAATTATTCTTCAAAAACAAGCGTCTGTTAAGTCTTCAAAACCGTTAACTGTAGCAAGTCAACAGCAGGAGGCTCGATGA
- a CDS encoding ABC transporter permease, with amino-acid sequence MNWLQLFVADFKALLSDKDIVLTVFGGLLFYSVLYPLPYLHQVPTEQKIVVVDHDNSSLSRQLVRHADASSKIKIVSQVASINEAQQWISNGDAFGLLVIPEGFRRNLLLGKGATLSYGGDASYFLIYSAVAEGLVAAGMDASKQVQMIGLLARGENPQQIQKDLNSVNLNSVPAFNPSLGYTPYVVPGLFLLILHQTLLIGASILGAGQWRKQGYWQQVSPLALITARIAVFSLIYSFFSCFYLGYCYYFYNVSVQATLGQVLLFMVPFILSTAACGVALSCLFVRRDLPTQVLLLVSMPILFVSGFVWPVALIPEPLVQAAQVIPAVPAIMGMLQLNQMGASWEAVLPLWLQMWGLFLLFSLLAYIGVKRRLFSDT; translated from the coding sequence ATGAATTGGTTGCAACTTTTTGTCGCTGACTTTAAAGCGCTGTTAAGTGATAAAGATATTGTACTGACGGTGTTTGGCGGTTTGTTATTTTATTCGGTGTTATACCCTCTGCCTTATTTGCATCAAGTCCCTACCGAGCAAAAAATTGTCGTGGTAGATCATGATAACTCTTCATTGAGCAGACAGTTAGTGCGTCATGCCGATGCTAGCTCAAAAATAAAAATCGTTAGCCAAGTGGCCAGCATTAATGAAGCACAGCAGTGGATTTCTAACGGAGATGCCTTTGGTTTATTGGTTATTCCAGAAGGCTTTAGGCGTAACCTACTGCTGGGTAAAGGGGCTACCTTAAGTTACGGAGGCGATGCCAGTTACTTCTTAATTTATTCTGCTGTGGCAGAAGGGTTAGTGGCAGCAGGTATGGATGCCAGTAAACAAGTGCAAATGATAGGTTTACTGGCGCGGGGTGAAAACCCACAGCAAATACAAAAAGATCTTAATTCAGTCAATTTGAATAGTGTACCGGCATTTAATCCCAGTTTAGGTTACACCCCTTATGTCGTACCGGGATTATTTTTACTCATCTTGCATCAAACCCTATTGATCGGTGCCAGTATTTTAGGGGCAGGCCAATGGCGTAAACAGGGCTATTGGCAGCAGGTATCGCCACTGGCGTTGATCACCGCACGAATAGCCGTTTTCAGTTTAATTTATAGCTTTTTTTCATGTTTTTATTTGGGCTACTGCTACTACTTCTATAACGTTAGTGTGCAAGCAACCTTAGGCCAAGTATTACTGTTTATGGTGCCATTTATATTATCTACCGCGGCTTGCGGGGTAGCATTAAGCTGTTTATTTGTCAGACGAGATTTACCCACTCAGGTATTATTATTAGTTTCGATGCCAATTTTATTTGTTTCAGGTTTTGTGTGGCCAGTCGCGTTAATACCTGAGCCCTTAGTGCAAGCAGCGCAAGTTATTCCTGCAGTACCTGCCATTATGGGTATGTTGCAGTTAAATCAAATGGGCGCATCCTGGGAAGCTGTTCTGCCATTATGGCTGCAGATGTGGGGACTCTTTTTACTGTTTAGTTTGTTGGCTTATATTGGGGTAAAACGCAGGCTGTTTAGTGATACATAA
- a CDS encoding LysR family transcriptional regulator produces the protein MLPLHTSLRGLRCFCVAAECLSFKETAQRLFLTPSAVSHQIKQLEENLQQQLFIRQTRSIALTETGMRFYQQVTPLMLQLTETVNNFNTAHTMHEVSISMPEFFASELFVPQLVGWSTQYPNINLKLETVKTRSKQTANTDLSIILSGSRQNPQQANDLFPLNYIPACSQQLHQHLKPKGFHALLETPLIIHQARPYAWHQWADSVGIDEFKPKQIIQLDSMFSVARAAEQGLGIALIPLPISQSWFDKHQLFPLFEQTLNSHDRYFLINNSDTVKPEVQLLIDWVVAKFKLTAASFSPQTL, from the coding sequence ATGCTCCCTCTACATACCTCGTTACGAGGTTTGCGTTGTTTTTGTGTTGCAGCCGAATGCCTAAGCTTTAAAGAAACTGCACAAAGATTATTTCTCACTCCTTCAGCAGTAAGCCATCAAATTAAACAGCTAGAAGAGAACCTTCAACAGCAGCTATTTATTCGTCAAACTCGCTCAATAGCTTTGACAGAAACGGGGATGCGCTTTTATCAACAAGTGACCCCTTTGATGCTGCAATTAACTGAAACAGTGAATAATTTCAATACAGCTCATACAATGCATGAAGTCAGTATTTCAATGCCTGAATTTTTTGCTAGTGAACTCTTTGTTCCGCAGCTAGTAGGTTGGTCTACCCAATACCCCAATATAAACCTAAAATTAGAAACGGTTAAAACCCGCAGTAAGCAAACTGCAAACACTGATTTATCAATCATTCTCTCTGGAAGTCGTCAAAACCCTCAACAGGCTAACGATTTATTTCCGCTCAATTATATCCCTGCTTGCAGTCAACAATTACACCAACACTTAAAACCAAAAGGTTTTCATGCCTTGCTTGAAACTCCACTTATTATCCATCAAGCAAGACCTTACGCTTGGCACCAATGGGCAGATAGTGTGGGAATTGATGAATTCAAACCAAAACAAATCATCCAACTTGATAGTATGTTCAGCGTTGCAAGAGCAGCGGAGCAAGGCTTGGGCATCGCCTTAATCCCCCTTCCTATCAGTCAATCATGGTTTGATAAACATCAATTATTCCCATTATTTGAGCAGACATTAAATAGTCATGACCGCTATTTCCTCATTAATAATAGCGACACAGTCAAACCGGAGGTGCAATTATTGATTGATTGGGTTGTGGCGAAGTTTAAGCTTACAGCAGCAAGCTTTAGCCCCCAGACTTTGTAA
- a CDS encoding Ig-like domain-containing protein, with the protein MLLKKIIHALPLSIASLFLVTACNGSSDDNDTGSGGEGSYSISLSYQTVVNGQCAEATDQLSFGVSESFCAVAQLKQGNSNVNGAIVSFVPDFGQVSADSTLTNSSGVASVLINTIDNTVGAGTLIVSHTPTDTDLESVSASRNYEFIDSGTIPTPETISLNASITQAGQAVTRFKIDQAVLLTAVVLDGTNQPLANQLITFQAGNASLSPDSALTTADGIATVSYTATTSELGAYNLIASTDYDGTTISGNSAYEVLAGDDIIPEGTVKFGYIADPDTFIEDKLGSTLTAIDGTYTIGAGASFGIYADVIIEATDGTFEPLTTPVSVAFTSDCVVNSNASLDTPVTTTAGRANSTFQDTSCSGNSIRGEQIIATAVIGNDTYNATFDFSLERQTLGSLGFVSADPTQIRIKGAGGTGSTETSLVTFLVSSANGQPAAQQEVTFGLDTIIGGLSFANGETTADATSNANGFVSVTVQSGTVPTPVRVVASAEDADSGIIITTQSEQLTVNTGLPQHLGFSLSPSLLNPEAGSVNGVEVTMTTYASDSFGNPAPDDTTINFTAEGGQIQPSCLTVNGSCSVVWTSTDPRPIDHRVTVLAYALGHETFFDTNGNNIYDDADGGAIIDACLSKTGNPIACTGNGMDIETYHQGGFSDLGDAFRDDDEVGSYVSGKPFFNALGNGSYSGPDGKFNGPQCEGNLCGEDQANKTYIRAATVLTLSGSAATIITTDTDRTAFTELTVSPESMIQVLVELYDSARQVMPNGSTLTVTAINGDIAFNGYTVPNSTCYSFSASDPTHSCDQVATQFSYTAPDATGTDLITLTVTTPRGLKTEHSVGVTIQ; encoded by the coding sequence ATGCTACTAAAAAAAATAATCCACGCACTGCCTTTATCTATTGCTTCACTATTTTTGGTTACTGCCTGTAATGGCTCTTCTGATGATAATGATACAGGTAGTGGAGGCGAAGGTAGCTACAGCATTAGTTTAAGCTATCAAACTGTTGTTAATGGCCAATGTGCCGAAGCCACAGACCAATTAAGCTTTGGTGTTTCAGAAAGCTTTTGCGCGGTAGCTCAGCTTAAGCAAGGCAACAGTAATGTTAATGGTGCAATTGTTAGTTTCGTGCCCGATTTTGGCCAAGTGAGTGCCGATAGCACGCTAACAAACAGCAGTGGTGTCGCCAGTGTATTGATCAATACTATCGATAATACTGTCGGTGCTGGCACCTTGATAGTCTCACATACCCCAACAGATACAGACCTTGAAAGTGTTTCTGCGTCACGTAACTATGAATTTATCGATTCTGGCACGATTCCAACCCCTGAAACAATCAGTCTTAATGCCAGTATTACCCAAGCAGGGCAAGCTGTTACTCGTTTTAAAATAGACCAGGCAGTGTTACTGACAGCCGTTGTTTTAGATGGCACTAACCAACCTTTAGCAAATCAATTAATCACCTTTCAAGCTGGTAACGCCAGTTTATCGCCAGACAGTGCCCTAACGACTGCTGATGGGATCGCTACAGTAAGTTACACCGCAACCACTAGCGAACTAGGTGCTTATAATTTAATTGCTAGCACCGATTATGATGGCACGACTATTTCAGGTAACAGCGCTTATGAAGTGCTGGCTGGTGATGACATCATTCCTGAAGGTACGGTTAAGTTTGGTTACATTGCTGACCCCGACACATTCATTGAAGATAAACTAGGTTCAACCTTAACCGCTATTGATGGTACCTACACGATTGGCGCAGGTGCAAGTTTTGGTATTTATGCCGATGTGATTATTGAAGCGACAGATGGTACATTCGAACCATTAACTACACCTGTGAGCGTAGCGTTTACTTCTGACTGTGTGGTTAATTCAAATGCGAGTCTTGATACCCCTGTTACCACCACAGCAGGTAGAGCCAATTCAACCTTCCAAGATACAAGCTGTAGTGGTAATAGTATTCGTGGCGAACAAATTATCGCGACTGCCGTTATCGGTAATGATACTTACAACGCCACATTCGATTTTTCTTTAGAACGCCAAACACTGGGCAGCCTTGGTTTTGTCTCAGCAGATCCAACTCAAATCAGAATTAAAGGTGCTGGCGGTACGGGTTCAACCGAAACCTCACTGGTTACTTTCTTAGTAAGCAGCGCCAATGGCCAACCTGCTGCACAACAAGAAGTGACATTTGGATTAGATACCATTATCGGCGGCTTAAGCTTTGCTAATGGTGAGACTACTGCAGATGCAACCAGTAATGCCAACGGGTTCGTCAGCGTTACGGTACAATCTGGCACAGTGCCAACACCGGTAAGAGTTGTGGCCTCGGCGGAAGATGCTGATTCGGGTATCATCATTACCACCCAATCAGAGCAGTTAACGGTTAACACCGGTCTACCTCAACACTTAGGCTTTAGTCTTTCTCCTTCTTTATTAAATCCAGAAGCGGGGAGTGTTAATGGTGTTGAAGTGACGATGACAACTTATGCATCTGATAGCTTTGGTAATCCAGCTCCAGATGACACCACCATTAACTTTACTGCAGAAGGTGGTCAAATTCAGCCATCATGTTTAACAGTAAATGGTAGTTGTTCAGTGGTGTGGACTTCAACTGACCCACGTCCAATCGATCATCGCGTAACGGTATTAGCCTACGCTTTAGGTCATGAGACCTTTTTTGATACCAACGGTAATAATATCTATGATGATGCCGATGGCGGTGCAATTATTGATGCATGCTTAAGCAAGACTGGTAATCCAATTGCCTGTACGGGCAATGGTATGGATATTGAAACCTACCATCAAGGTGGTTTTAGCGATTTAGGTGATGCATTTAGAGATGATGATGAAGTCGGTTCTTATGTATCTGGTAAACCTTTTTTCAATGCGTTAGGTAATGGCAGTTATTCTGGCCCTGATGGCAAATTCAATGGCCCTCAATGTGAAGGTAATTTGTGCGGTGAAGACCAAGCAAATAAAACCTATATAAGAGCTGCAACGGTACTGACCCTTTCTGGTTCAGCAGCAACAATAATCACCACCGATACTGACCGCACAGCTTTCACTGAACTAACAGTATCGCCAGAAAGCATGATTCAAGTTTTAGTGGAGCTTTATGACAGTGCAAGGCAAGTGATGCCAAATGGTTCGACATTAACGGTTACCGCAATAAATGGTGATATCGCTTTCAATGGCTATACTGTCCCGAACTCAACTTGTTATAGCTTCTCAGCGTCTGATCCAACACATTCATGTGACCAAGTCGCGACTCAGTTTAGCTATACAGCGCCAGATGCCACTGGAACTGACCTAATAACTTTAACTGTAACAACACCTCGAGGGCTTAAAACAGAGCACTCAGTTGGGGTTACGATTCAATAG
- the yjgA gene encoding ribosome biogenesis factor YjgA encodes MKIVGDSEHFKQPYDNDDDYVSRTEFKKESEEAQELGMRLIALSKTQLDKVELEEFLYDAVLKTKNIKQKTEAYRRHLQYIGKLMRDYDHEPIIKSIDDVLNKNNNESAQVHKIEKLRARLLENPNEEVEALLVEYPSFERQKLRQLIRQTNKELAKGPESKAFIELFKYLRAGQSA; translated from the coding sequence ATGAAAATTGTCGGCGATTCAGAACACTTTAAACAGCCATATGACAATGACGATGACTACGTCAGCAGAACAGAATTTAAAAAAGAAAGCGAAGAAGCTCAAGAGCTTGGCATGCGCTTAATTGCATTAAGTAAAACGCAGCTTGATAAAGTTGAGTTAGAAGAGTTTTTATACGATGCGGTATTAAAAACCAAAAACATTAAGCAAAAAACTGAAGCCTATCGCCGCCACCTGCAATACATCGGCAAACTCATGCGTGACTATGACCATGAGCCAATCATTAAATCAATCGATGATGTATTGAATAAAAATAATAATGAATCTGCACAGGTTCATAAAATTGAGAAATTACGTGCACGCTTATTGGAAAATCCAAACGAAGAAGTTGAAGCTTTACTGGTTGAATACCCAAGTTTTGAGCGTCAAAAGTTACGCCAGTTAATCAGACAAACTAATAAAGAATTAGCTAAAGGTCCTGAATCAAAAGCCTTTATTGAACTATTTAAGTATCTACGCGCGGGACAATCTGCCTAA
- the pmbA gene encoding metalloprotease PmbA: MSTNNIDSELAALKDAVAVALEHAKKLGTSAAEVAISKQQGLSVSTRDKEVETVEFNKDGALGITVYRDGCKGNSSTSDLSPEAIAIAVKAADDIARYTSSDPFSGLADKDLMAQTIRDLDLYHPQDVTPDELAELAIRAEEASLSVDSRVKNSDGASANAHTAAKVYGNSHGFLKGYCSSRYSLSCVVIGEESDGNMQRDYDYTIARKYNELMSPESVGILAAKKTADRLNARKIPTANLPVLFSPEIATGLIGHLVGAISGSSLYRQSSFLQDSINTQLFPDWFSIEENPHLIGALASANYDGEGVATKQRNIIDSGHLSTYLLTSYSARKLELPNTGHAGGIYNWTLSHTGQTFDELVKEMGTGLIVTEVMGQGVNMVTGDYSRGAAGFYVENGEIQFPVEEITIAGNLKDMFMGIQGVAKDRDLRSSIRTGGILLSEMKIAGS; the protein is encoded by the coding sequence GTGTCTACCAATAATATTGATTCTGAATTAGCGGCGTTAAAAGATGCTGTTGCTGTAGCATTAGAACATGCAAAAAAGTTAGGCACTAGTGCTGCTGAAGTTGCCATTAGTAAGCAACAAGGGTTGTCTGTTTCTACTCGCGACAAAGAAGTTGAAACCGTCGAATTTAATAAAGATGGCGCCTTAGGCATTACGGTTTACCGTGATGGATGCAAAGGTAACTCATCTACGTCTGATTTAAGCCCTGAGGCGATTGCCATTGCAGTAAAAGCAGCAGATGACATTGCTCGTTATACCTCATCGGATCCGTTTAGCGGCCTTGCTGATAAAGATTTGATGGCGCAAACCATACGTGACTTAGATTTATATCATCCACAAGATGTCACTCCAGATGAACTTGCTGAGTTAGCGATTCGCGCTGAAGAAGCCAGCTTGTCAGTCGACAGCCGCGTTAAGAATTCTGATGGTGCCAGTGCCAATGCCCATACAGCGGCCAAGGTTTACGGTAATAGCCACGGATTTTTAAAAGGTTATTGCAGTTCACGTTATAGCTTAAGTTGTGTGGTTATTGGTGAAGAAAGCGATGGTAATATGCAGCGTGATTACGATTACACCATTGCCCGTAAATACAATGAACTTATGTCTCCTGAGTCTGTAGGTATTCTTGCCGCCAAGAAAACTGCAGATCGCTTAAATGCGCGTAAAATCCCAACGGCTAATTTACCGGTATTGTTTTCGCCTGAAATTGCCACGGGTTTAATCGGCCATTTAGTGGGTGCTATTAGTGGTAGCAGCCTTTATCGTCAATCGAGTTTTTTACAAGACTCGATTAACACACAGTTATTTCCTGATTGGTTTAGCATCGAAGAGAACCCACATCTTATCGGTGCTTTAGCGAGTGCTAACTACGATGGTGAAGGCGTAGCGACTAAGCAACGCAATATTATTGATAGTGGTCATTTATCGACTTACCTATTGACCAGCTATTCTGCTAGAAAACTAGAATTACCCAATACAGGTCATGCTGGTGGTATTTATAACTGGACCTTAAGTCATACGGGTCAAACGTTTGATGAACTTGTAAAAGAAATGGGTACAGGCTTAATTGTCACTGAAGTCATGGGTCAGGGCGTTAATATGGTCACTGGTGATTATTCTCGTGGTGCAGCGGGCTTCTATGTTGAAAACGGTGAGATTCAATTCCCTGTTGAAGAAATTACGATAGCAGGTAACTTAAAAGACATGTTCATGGGTATTCAAGGTGTCGCTAAGGATAGAGATTTACGTTCATCTATTCGCACTGGCGGTATTCTACTAAGTGAAATGAAAATTGCTGGTAGCTAA
- a CDS encoding methyl-accepting chemotaxis protein — translation MKQVEFRSIDKLFIKMSINDKFWAIFGLFFIIVSSISINNYFNTINDIEQNSMTLLTQKVNTTVNTLTRTEQLQSAASIGLAVSDFNKKSTRNGNQVTAVVQSSGQYYSMTESVNRSESDAKQAAMTSLLLSFIWLLPFALVLYWNATFIGGALFVLWDTTEKIGKGDLTSRLGFHPGRDEFGTIGCALDKAMDTLTELVVTVKQSANTLHSTTSSFADETQQSAEQIDMQYASLDSVATAMEEMSASALEVSNIAKNTTQQVEQDSEYTKQSYSRVKRAIGEIEQLSAYIEKTSNSVGTLKENATKINDVITTINAISEQTNLLALNAAIEAARAGEMGRGFAVVADEVRTLASRTQAATVEIQTMIEQLQSETLNIDNITQDTVKQAQSSSELISNIGTDVNSIAESSRSIMDMSFQISTSSEEQSAVANDIAKELTEIRVKSNTIRELASQSSEGVSELSEASANLGRILSQYQTA, via the coding sequence ATGAAACAAGTAGAATTTCGTAGCATTGATAAGCTCTTTATTAAGATGTCTATTAACGATAAATTTTGGGCCATTTTTGGGCTTTTCTTTATCATTGTTAGCAGTATTTCAATTAATAATTATTTCAATACCATTAACGACATTGAACAAAACTCGATGACGTTATTGACGCAAAAGGTCAATACTACAGTCAACACCCTTACCCGTACTGAACAACTGCAAAGCGCTGCATCTATTGGTCTTGCTGTTTCTGACTTTAACAAAAAGAGTACCCGTAATGGCAATCAAGTCACTGCAGTAGTCCAGTCGTCTGGTCAATATTACTCAATGACAGAGTCAGTCAATCGCTCAGAAAGCGACGCTAAGCAAGCGGCGATGACCAGTTTATTGTTATCATTTATTTGGTTATTACCTTTCGCACTCGTTTTATATTGGAATGCCACCTTCATTGGCGGTGCATTATTCGTATTATGGGATACCACTGAAAAGATTGGTAAAGGGGACTTAACCTCACGCTTAGGTTTTCATCCAGGCCGTGATGAGTTTGGTACTATTGGCTGCGCGTTAGACAAAGCTATGGATACACTGACCGAATTGGTAGTCACCGTAAAGCAAAGCGCCAACACCCTGCACTCTACAACTAGCTCATTTGCTGATGAGACACAGCAAAGCGCTGAACAAATTGATATGCAATATGCTTCTCTTGATTCTGTTGCAACGGCAATGGAAGAAATGTCAGCCTCTGCGCTAGAAGTTTCAAATATTGCCAAAAATACCACACAGCAGGTTGAGCAAGACTCGGAATATACCAAGCAAAGCTATAGCCGCGTAAAACGCGCAATTGGTGAAATTGAGCAGTTATCTGCCTATATTGAAAAAACCTCTAATTCTGTTGGCACCCTAAAAGAAAATGCCACTAAAATTAATGACGTTATCACCACCATTAATGCGATTTCGGAACAAACTAACTTGCTGGCGTTAAATGCCGCCATTGAAGCTGCCAGAGCCGGTGAAATGGGCCGTGGATTCGCAGTAGTGGCTGATGAAGTTCGTACTTTAGCAAGCCGCACCCAAGCTGCCACTGTAGAGATTCAAACCATGATTGAGCAACTTCAATCAGAAACATTGAATATTGATAATATCACTCAAGATACTGTCAAACAGGCACAAAGCAGTAGTGAGTTAATCAGCAATATTGGTACTGATGTTAATTCTATTGCCGAATCATCACGTTCAATTATGGACATGAGCTTCCAGATTTCGACATCATCTGAAGAGCAAAGCGCGGTAGCCAATGATATTGCTAAAGAGCTTACTGAGATCAGAGTTAAATCAAATACCATTAGAGAATTGGCCAGCCAATCTTCAGAGGGTGTATCAGAGCTTTCAGAAGCTTCAGCTAATCTTGGTCGTATATTAAGTCAGTACCAAACAGCATAA